The DNA window TAGCCgaggttcgaacctacgaccttagggaGAGTGTCAGGCTGAAGCCAACATTGCTCTCAATTCTTCTGGAATATACAAGTTTTAAAGGAGATTGTTACTAAATTAATCAAGCGAAACATTATTCTTTTATACGCTTTTGTCATTGAAGGATATATACTTGACTCATTGTGACTTAACATAGCAATACGAATATTACAAAatccaatatatttatagcgaGTGACTAACCTGAGTCGTGGAAAAATGTTTCCAATGCAGTACTTTATATCAATGtcattataatgttttgtccttttcactcgtgttaaataaataaacgtgacAAACTAATCTTTACTAATAGATGCAATAGTTGTAATAAAACTGCCTATGTTAATATTGTATCATAGATGAAAAACCATGCACAATAATAATCCAGTTGATGTTTAGTTTTCTTTGTAAATGTGAaagcttaaaaattaaaaggatTTCCTCAAAGGTAGGCAACACACACGCATGCAAGCGTTTCAGGTGTTCATGATAGGCGATTAGCATTAGGCACTATTCATACCCACTCGTTTGTCTCCTGTCCCATAAAAATCTCACCAAACTTGAGTGAACCTTATGGTCTGCCATTTTAGGGTCTATCCTAGAAGGCAGTGCTGTGTCAGTATCTCGGGGTGGACGAAGGAGCGCAGTGGAGTGTTGGAGCACTGAGGCGCGCCGGCCcgtaataacaattagttatgtgaaacaataaattaatgaaacagtaaattaatttaattttgttctgtaatggatatattttatcgcaagCCTACTTGGCTtcgtgtaaattttaaaagcatgttctatataaatttttgtcttaaaatgaattcaaagtgTCAAAAATTGGCTATGGATTCTTTTTTCTATCCAGCGAAGTTATTAATCGTgtatagatttttcaaaatggatacataaactactcaaccacacattttttttctttcgccgttctttattaaatcatttacgATTGCATTAACTTTGCGTAATCCCAAACGGGAGATACTTATCACGGTGAAAGTACAGCCTTGACCGAGGTCTAATTTGCGTCACAAATGACCACAATTCGATTACCATCTACCTTTACTCGTACTTTCGAATCATCTCCTGATGTAACAGTGagttatcataattatataaccaTTTTCTCTTAATTATCTTGTAGTTTTTCTATTCCGGATATATCCATTTGTATAACTCGCCCTGATGTAGAAATTCATAtactttgttattattatatgacgATTGCCATTTTGTATGAAACAGCCGCCAGTCCAAAAACCAGGTAAAGAATATCAAAATTCTAAAAACTATGGGTTAGTGTTAAGGGCTACCGATTACTGGAGATTTGGTATTAAACTtctgtcaataaataaatattaaagagtattatttaagatttgatttatacattattaaatattcttattattttttttaaatgcgtGAAGATGATCCTTGattgttgtatatatttattttaataatataaagtgaCTGTTTTATTACGATCTTAGATTTGCAAACATCATGATAACATTGACATTATTCAAACAAGTTATAAAAGGCATCAAACGACcttgaaataacaaaaaaacaatgtgaATTTCCAGTTATGAAAATGTTCGTATGTATCAAAAAGGTAACCTTTTTATGATATGCATTTTGTGTTATATACAAAAGTGATAAACACCAGATATATATGCTATATGCACTTATagtattctatttaattatatttaggtcttagaatctatattatattattggcctagtggcttaagcGTGCTACTTCCAACCTTTGAGTCGCGTTCGATTCACGGCTGTGTACACAATGGTAGCATTGAAGACATGCATTTGAttggcacaggaggctgacctTGACCAACAAAACATATGTGATATGTCCGCTTTAATTCCCACAAATGTTAGTAGTCTAATTTCTTTTGGCCGTCTTCTTTcgtcaaattgtatttacgcggtgataaaaagagacagatgaataattaagtataacgGTGgaggatgttttttttttattaataagggtAAGTCCAAGacattatctttaaaaatataatttctacgATATCAGTGTGGACGTGTTGAAGCCGTAAAAAACAgaacaattattatcaatCTTTACGTGCAATATCGAGTTCAAAATTTCCTCTTATTGTTTGATTCTGAGAAATCAATGTTACAAATGgcttaatttagaattaattgtTTCGTCGTGTGAAGTCATCGTTTTATTATGAAAGTACAGCCGTAAACTTTcacgaaaaattaaatactacttCTCGCTCCCtcatatcaaatcaaaaataaaaaaaaaaactttattcatataggtaaacatgtacacttatgaacgtcaagaaaaacaaattaaattaattgtaagtttacatttacaaccagttcgcaagacaagggcgtagagcgggtaagaagaactggcaagaaactttccgctactcttttcaatcgccaagtttataatacaaattgtttaaactggagcaaatcaatcccaaggattaggatcatttaagtatttgtcacatttatacaaggctttattaattaatctactTTTAACAAGTCTCCTTTATAATCTCCTTTTCACTAAAAGACAGAAACACACCCGCTCCTACACGCTACCATTTATCGGTAGTACTTTtacttgttatatttttttaaaggcaaatgtataattaatgttcCGGGATTGACGAAATTCCTTATATTTCTAAGACATGTCAATAAACGACTGCGAATATAGCTTGCACACCTCTAAAAACCCAAGCCAGGGTTCGAATAGAGGACCTCAGGTTTAAAAATCGTATGCTTAACGACTCATTAGGTTAATTAGGTTTATGTAATTTCAAGAACGGCAAAACATTTGAGAGCCTTCTGGAAATGTGAGTGTCCCtaggcggtggtatcacttaacatcaggttagcTTACTGCCTGTTAGCCCCATGTTGTAGAAAAACCTACCTTTGCTACCTATtgataaaagttattaataaaaataattaatatttatttgcaagaatattgTACAACTATAGTACATGCCCAATATGACGAACAGCTTTATAGAAAAAGTTCAGACCTTATCATGTAAAAGGTACACATCGAATTGTTTCTTTCTTTTTGTCGATTTAAAATGGCAATTATGGATGTgacgtaattataaatattaattactatatcattttttaaatattaatgagcaTAATTACCAAGTGTTTTACTTGttaatgtattctttgaaattgtattaaacaaaaatgcaaTATAATGTCTGTATTTTGTGATATTAGTCTTGTTATTGAAAAACTTccctatacaaaaaaataattacattattaatacgtatattttgcaataatattatttttgatgacAGCTGAACAAATAACTCGAGTAATAAATCTGATGTAATAATCGAATAAAAGccgaaaaatttaaatacaaatttaatatcctGATAGGCTGTCATTGTAAGCCTGAAGGCATAAGGTACACATTTTGTAAGGCTTTGTTCCTAATAACAACTATCTCGCTCGCTCTAGTGTAGAAAATACAAGGTAGAACGTGCGCAGGAGTTGATCAAAAATCCGAGAGCTGCAGTTCGCGCGGCGACGCAGTCGTGATTGGTCGTTTGTTTATCGAAGTGCGTtccgaatttaaaatatcgcgGACAAATTTCAACCGTGGTGAATGATGAGTGAATTACAAGTAATGGTTTTTCTGTGTTTATTATGTGATGCAcgtgaattatttttgtgcTCATacgaaaatttcaaaatatcacAACAATGGTATCGAAGGATATAGTGACAATTGTAAAAGTAACTGGATCCTTACGTCCGCTTTATGCTACAATTTAAGTGTTGAATTAACAATACGTGTTGTGATTAAgccttttcaaatataaataatgttttatgaaaGTCAATGTTTAAGCTTTCAAACAATGAAGGTTTCAAGCTAAACAGCTTAGTAATTTACCTTTGCGTGCGCTACTAGTTATTCGTGAAAGTGTCTTGAAGCGATGTCTTTAGATATTTAACATACTAATGTTACAGATTCATGATTTCTACAtcttttatcttaaaataatttaaacttgcTCTTAGGATACCTTTATAATAGTTCTCAACATGTTGGATAATTAAGTAATCTTTACTTTATCTTGTTTatcatttgcttttttttgACATGGTATGTCTTATAATGTTAATGAATAGTCTAAAGACTGTTACGTGAAATTGTTGATTGATTTTTCATACAACATTGATTTCTTGACTAATATGTCATGTTCGTTAAGATTAGAAAGTGGGTAAGCCAGTGGCATATCAGATTGGAAATGAAGCGTTAGATCGTGcattatgaatttaaacaatcaaccattatgataaaaatcaaacgaataataacaataatgtgAATGTCACGAATTTGTAGAAAGTTTTCGTTCAGCGGTTATAAACAATGTAACGAATTAAGTCAAGACTAATTGACAtcgaaaatatgtattttgtggtAGGAGATAGTAAATATGACAGAGATAAGTTATAACATCAAAATCtcattatctaaaatatatttaacagaaTATGTAGatgttttctaaatatttcttaagagATAGGGTTTTCTTGATAAGCCTATACGATGGCCTCTCAGTATAACGGATACCTAGTTCCTTTAATAATAAGCTCATATGAATTCAGTCTGCGCACCTATTGTATAGTGTTCCTGCTTCATATTCCCTTTATAAACCAATGACCGATCTAAATGCATTAAAGAGTTCCAAGTAAAATGAGTCATCTACATTGAGGCGAAACAGTTCAATTActgaacaattaatataaataaatattagacaAAATACAGCTGTTGTTAAAATTTTCCTGTTAAATACTGTAGTATCAACCCTCGATAGAgcacaaaattgttttgttaagaCTCGTTTTTTGTTGAAGTCAGGATTCCGGATAGACGCCAGGTGCAAATCCATCAAAGAACtcgtttaaaattttgaattccGTGAATGTTAgctattattttagattgatctttttttatatgcacTTGAATATGAGTTGCTTTTATTATGTGAATATTGCACGGTTAGTgggatttttttttggttgattgttttgttacattttatagaaaccattgttacaatattatgtttgagAAATAACAGCGTGTGgacaatttatttatgcatataattcaaaattataaaactttacaattGCATTAAggtcaataattattacaagtcTCAGTTCTAATGTATTAAGTTAAACTTGAAATATCTACACATTGATTTCTCCGATTTCTTAGGATTCTCAAGTATCAGTTGGTCAGTCGAGTGCATATGTGGACCAATGAACTGGTTTAAACTTCATCAGATACTGAGATGTTTTCTACTCGTCGATCATGCGTTTAATTAACAGTATGCTAAAGAATATCACCAAGATAATGATTAACGTGAAATTGTTGAACGTTAGTGCGAAATCAATTTCGTTTGAACTAGAGCAATAAAAGCACATCAAGCTGAATGAATCTGTTTAAAGTtggttttacaaaatttaatttgatttgtacTGAGAATAAGTGCATTTTTCACCTATAAAGGTAGAttgaactaaattttaatgcTTATTAATAACGTTAAATGTTTAACCAAGTGAAGGACAGatactttaatattcttttgtaGTGGAAAATAATTTCGTATTGTTATTATGATAGGGCTAATCAGGCATGAGCCAGATGTAAGTAGAATGTTAGTGAAAGTGATGTaggtaatgataataaatattgaaaacttGCTTCTGTGCGGTAACGGGGCGGACGCATAGTCGCTCAGCCCCATTATCTAATTATTACGTAAGAAGATACAGTTTGAAGTCATTTGATGATATCGAGGCTCGTTTCCGATGAAGTAATGAGTAATACAGCTACATCCTgagaagttttaaattttactttttagtcATTAATGTTTTCCCAAATTTTCAACTTTTCGGGTTcagatttacatatattttatttgtaatgaaatatcagTTTTATACTATGACTGAGAGTAGGTGATATTCTGAAACGGAAAGCTTTATAAACCATTGCCGTACCTATTAGTGAGCTAATAGGCGATACATGTATGTTCGTTTGCATCTTTACCCGTTGACGTTCTCCATAGTTACTATTAGAaactatgttaaatttaaatacgacTAAATTGTAGCATGAagcgttattttaaattatgtcctTTACagattaactaaataattaaaccataataataaattttaaacaagaaCAATGAAGTGTCAATCATCAATACAACTTATGTTTCAAGCAAATGCGCCTacgttaattttattgataaaagtcgATAAAGTAAGGACATTATGAAAATCAAACACTATCCAGGAAAAGCGGTCATGGAGGACCCCTGGCTTTCCTTAAACGACAGAACAATGGACCTTGTGTATGCTGCTAACTGGGTCGGCGCAGAGAACCTTAACGAGTATAATAGCACCAGTAGTAGCCAATCTAATGGTTCCAAATTTAACTCAATATCAAGAAGCAAATCATGCCGAGATGTAGGACGCACCGTTGATAGAGATCAAAATGATAGTTCATATGATTCGGAGCACAATGGTTATAATTATCCTCCAAATGTGCCTAGCAGTAACAATATATCTCAATTAGCTAAATACCAACAAGATATTGAAGAAAAATCTAGAGCAACAAATAAccttataattcaaaataaattaaaacatagcTATAGTTTTAAAGACATGCCAAACGGTTACAAACCGTCAACCCTAAGGAGAGTGAAACGACGAAATTTTACAGAATGGGATATAGATGCTTTTGGAAATAACGAGCGACAACCACCTGTCCCGCCGCAGCGAAAAGAGTCGCTAAAATATGCTCACCGGCAGAGAAAAGTGGATTCAAAAAAGCCATGCTATCCTCTTCCGGACCCAGGTCCTGTACCACCTGACCCATCTTCAGAATCCTATTACGAATATTATTCACGTGTAAGCCAACAGAACAATGAGACAGATAgcgataaaataaaactaattcagAATGATCCAAAAATAGAATCACCTCATTATAATGGTTCTGTTTCTAATAATTCGATTAGAGGATTTGGTAATGATATGtaccaaattattaattctatgGCCACATTGGATTTAGCACCGATTAAGTTCAGATCCGGTAAACATAAACACGATAAGAATAGTGATGCGGAAGGTTTTGGTTTATATAAGCATAATAATGGATCTGCATGCGAACAAATTCCTCAACACATAAAGCAACCAAACATTGAACGGAACGGTAGCGTAGACGATGCACGACCTAATTTTCGGTCTAAATCGTTAAGAGTCAAGAGTGAGAGTAGAGCTCCATTGAAAGCATATCTTGATACAATGGAATATAACGACCATGCATACAATAACAACGTTACCGTCACTCAACCGAAAAGGAACCTCTCTCCAAGCGAGCAGTTAACGTTAATGCAGTATGAAACGTGTAAAGGAAGTCAAAATCCGCCTCTACCGCCCATCAGTAACGGTTATAACTCGGTTAAATGGGGGAAAGAAAGTGACCATCGGACTTCAAACGGTGCTATTAGGCAAAAATCTGATAAATACGGCAAATTATATAACACAGTGCGAGTAAAAAGTGAAGATAGATATGATAGGTATAATGACATTTTATCTCTGGGACAGCTCAGAGAAGGTATAAGTGATGAACGTGTGAgtgataaagttaaaaatggcGCGTATCCGCGTAGTGCAAAAAGTTCGTCTAGTGGTTCCGATTCGGACTTTTCGATACCACGACCTAAACTAATAGTACCTGTGCATACCTATGGAACTCGAAAGAGAAGAACGGGAAATCTTTGTCAGCGAGAGAGTAACGCGACGGAGTCTTCATTAGACGCTGGTATATTACTCAATGTATCGCGTCTTGAAGAACAGTCCAAAGAAAATCACCGAAATGGAGATAcaggtaaatattaaaacacgaCAGAAACTGAGATAAAGATAGCTGTAAGTGATTACCCTTGACTGATTTTGATTGATCTATTTCACGAGACCTCCAAGGTCTTGTGGTTTTATTACACTCGTTGGCGTACTGTGGTATTACTTAAGGTGACATTAACAACTGAACATGATCTGGGTTTCATGCGCTTCATAGTATCTTGCAATAGCATAAAATTACGAAATGTATTTCGTTCTCAGTCTGATAAAATTGAGAGATTGGTTAATGCGGCGCATTGAGCATATCAATTATTCCCTGTTGCGTGTCCtacttttatgtaaaatcATGCATGAATAATTACttgtattagtaattattgaACTTGATTATTAgactataacaatatttatgtattaattgatTCGTTGCAAAATTGGTAAaggttatttattagtttacacTAACAACTTGTCGACATATACGCaatgtttttttcaaatttccaTAAAACTcacatgttaattaataacaacgaACTTGCGACTTACGTCAGACATGATGTAAAGAGTCCAATCcgataaaacttaattattttgaacttATACCCTGTGTTGTTATTAACCATTGCTAAAGCTTTGTACATAACACACGGAATCGTAATTCAAATATGGCCTTGTTTGAAATGGTTAAATTGTTCTcctcatataattaaaatattgcataaATCGTCATTTTgtagaattatattattcgaaatattattactaaaatatatacaataatgcaAAACAGTGCGTAAAATCCCACTTTAATAGATTACTGGTGAAGTAGCAATctcagattttaaaaattataaggcataaataaaacagagaCGAACACGTATGTAACTTGTGTTTATCAAccaataactaaaataaacctacATACAATGACTCAACCATTCGGCTGTACTCACGTATAGATATACATTACTGTATAATTGACCTCTTTatctttgattattattgttcaaATATTACGctgtactttattttaattgtataatggcgtaaagaaaaatatacttgcatttttaaacaataccaAGCAGAAGTAAAATCGGTCTTAATAGATGCTTATTGCTTAATAATATTCCCACGCTCAtgactataatattatgttgtgaatattaaaaataagtaaattatcagATCTAAcgtagaatatttttgtatctgtagctatataaaaaaatcttttaatttaacgttttaaataaatttgtacaaatacattttaatagtagTCGAATGTcatatagtaattattaataattatattggaCGGTAAACTATTATACGCATGATTAAAGtgactatttaaaatttcatagtaCAAagcctttatattaaaaagtcaaACATGTTGAGACTTTAACGATTATTTTTGCTTTCACCACATTCACTGAAGATCTTGTATACTCTGTGCAACACTTCTTTGTGCATCGTTATACTTTGCAAATGATAATGTCAAAagaagaataaattaatattaatagcagTCTATAATTATCGTATTAatagatgtttttatttgcaaCGACTATCGATGTTTGTAATACACACAAACCAGTTTGGCATTTATAAGGACATTTGGAAATAGGCAACTTTGCAATCGCTGTCTGCACGTAAATATGAGTCATAGGAACCTTGAACATTTAAAGGAAACCGGTATGTTTTGAAAGTGTCATATTTTAACTAATCAGTTCCGTTGTTATTGTACAACCCGTTTTGGCACTGATCGATAAATCCGTTTCTCTACtacataataaacttaaacaatGCATATAATGCTCCAATATTCCAAACTCATTTGGTTATTGCCACACCAACAAACACTGAAACACTTATAACTACACAATTACTTAGTTTAACTTTATTGAGAATCCACGACTGAATTTAAAGGTAGTTTTTAACtttcacattaaaataggtaaaacGAATTGCTACATATATACGAAAAACATTATGTGACAATGTACTGATTTTTTGCTAAGGTCCACATCCATACATTATTATGCGCGCGTTATTATGTAATCTTAAAAATCCATTCGATTTGCTTATCGAAAACATACAATTGGAGATAATATGGAATAAGTCGAGGCTCGCATACTCTTTATATATAGAGGTGtgagtttattattttgatcgTAGTTTGtaccaaaatatataacatttcagTATGACGAGTCCTACAATCAGAtgggtttaaattttaaagattttacgTAATTCTGAATAGTCAATATGATAAACCATGTAGGAACATTAagtgttaggttaggttatttGGTAG is part of the Pieris rapae chromosome 21, ilPieRapa1.1, whole genome shotgun sequence genome and encodes:
- the LOC110996662 gene encoding cGMP-dependent protein kinase, isozyme 2 forms cD5/T2 isoform X1, with amino-acid sequence MKIKHYPGKAVMEDPWLSLNDRTMDLVYAANWVGAENLNEYNSTSSSQSNGSKFNSISRSKSCRDVGRTVDRDQNDSSYDSEHNGYNYPPNVPSSNNISQLAKYQQDIEEKSRATNNLIIQNKLKHSYSFKDMPNGYKPSTLRRVKRRNFTEWDIDAFGNNERQPPVPPQRKESLKYAHRQRKVDSKKPCYPLPDPGPVPPDPSSESYYEYYSRVSQQNNETDSDKIKLIQNDPKIESPHYNGSVSNNSIRGFGNDMYQIINSMATLDLAPIKFRSGKHKHDKNSDAEGFGLYKHNNGSACEQIPQHIKQPNIERNGSVDDARPNFRSKSLRVKSESRAPLKAYLDTMEYNDHAYNNNVTVTQPKRNLSPSEQLTLMQYETCKGSQNPPLPPISNGYNSVKWGKESDHRTSNGAIRQKSDKYGKLYNTVRVKSEDRYDRYNDILSLGQLREGISDERVSDKVKNGAYPRSAKSSSSGSDSDFSIPRPKLIVPVHTYGTRKRRTGNLCQRESNATESSLDAGILLNVSRLEEQSKENHRNGDTEGRVEVSRENKYLSTMAPGKVFGELAILYNCKRTATIKAATDCRLWAIERQCFQTIMMRTGLIRQAEYTDFLKSVPIFKNLPEDTLIKISDVLEETHYQNGDYIIRQGARGDTFFIISKGQVKVTQKQPNSNDEKFIRTLTKGDFFGEKALQGDDLRTANIVCDSPEGTTCLVIDRETFNQLISTLDEIRTKYKDEGDDRQRLNEEFANLRLSDLRIIATLGIGGFGRVELVQIQGDSSRSFALKQMKKAQIVETRQQQHIMSEKEIMSEMNCEFIVKLYKTFKDRKYLYMLMETCLGGELWTILRDKGQFDDSTTRFYTACVVEAFHYLHSRNIIYRDLKPENLLLDSKGYVKLVDFGFSKKLQASRKTWTFCGTPEYVAPEVIMNRGHDISADYWSLGVLMFELLTGSPPFTGADPMKTYNKILKGIDAVEFPRCITRNAANLIKKLCRDNPAERLGYQRGGITEIQKHKWFDGFNWEGLAMRTLEPPIKPTVKSAVDTHNFDQYPPDADEPPPDDLSGWDATF